Part of the Terriglobales bacterium genome is shown below.
TATCTATCTGGCAGCCGGGGACTTATCTCTTTTCATTACTCTTCGTCCTCTCGTATGTACCTGAATTGGAATGACTTAACTCGACGGAGACTACTTTAAGTAAGGCAATAATATCTCTGAGTCACCAAACTAACCAGACTTTACTTTCGGGCCGCGTTTCACCCGACCCAGACACAGAATGGCTCTAGAACGGCTCTGCTGCCACCACTGGAAGATGCTCCTTCCCGGTTAGCTCTTTGTATGTAACCCGCTTACCTGCTATTTGCGCCAAAGCCTTGCTAAACCGTTCGCCGTCGTGAATGGGTTTCTCTCGCCGTGAGCGATTGTTGAAACGAAATGATTGCTCCCCAAGGTATCGGAATAAGTGAAACGGCTCTACGCTCACATAGGTTCCACTGATACTTCGCTTGAGCAAAGACCAGAAGTTTTCCAGACCATTCGTGGACACGCGACCATCCACATACGCGACGGCATGGTCTACGACTTTGTGAGCGTATTCGGCATCCAATCCGCGATAGGAACCTAGGGCATCGGTATAGAGAGCGGTTTCAGCAGCAACGTGCTTCTTGACTAATCTGTGAATGCGCGGCTTCATGGTATCAACAATAACTTCGCATCGTACATCGCCACCGCGTTCTAAAACTCCCCACACAACTTGCTTTCCCGATATGCCTCTCCCGGTGATACGGCGCTTGCGAACATCCATGTGCATGTTCCGCGCCTTGCCACCTATGAAAGTTTCGTCTGCCTCAACTTCTTTCCCCTCGCCACCCAGTTTCACAATGGAGCCATCCTGCATTGAAAGCCGAATGCGGTGCATCATAAACCAAGCGGTTTTTTGCGTCACTCCGATTGCACGATGGATTTCCCAAGATGAAACTCCATTCTTGCAGCTCGTGACCAGCCACATTGCTAGCAACCATTTATTCAAGGGGATGGGAGATTTCTCGAAGATCGTGCCGAGTTTCGCTGAGAACTGTCGCCAGCACTCAGCACACTTCCAGCGCCGTTTTGTCTTGAGGTAATAATGCTTCTTGTGACCGCACGCAGGGCACGTTACGCCATCGGGCCAGCGCATCTTAGCCACGGCATCAATACAGTTTTGTTCGTCACTGAAATGCAGGATTGCTTCCTGTAATGTCTTGGGGGATAATTCATTCGTAGTTGGCATCGCGGCTCACTCCGTGTGCTGATTAGCCCCGCTGTAAGTTGACGCTTACAACGGGGCGCTGTTTTTGGTTAGGGTGGGAAGAAAAAAGTTTTCTTTCCTTTTGGTGGCGACTTGTTTAGAATCAAAAAGAACCTCAGGCACTTCATTGTGCTTACCTTTCTTCCGCTAGAAGAGATTTGGTTCACTGGGCCGAATCGGATGCAACCGATTTCGGCCCTTGCCTATTCTTGGGACGGTTTTTCCTTCTTAGCCTCTTTGCTGTCGTCAGCACCTTCGTCCTCATCCTTAGTGATTCCGGGCCAGCTCGAAATGCCCCATGTGTTCTTAGCCGCCCTGCCAAATTCCTTGCTGCGGTTCAGGATGGTGTAGAAGTTCTGCTTCTTGTCTTTCGGGGTTTTGCCACCGAGTTTAAGGCCGCCCTTCACAACCCCTTCCATGATTTCCTCAGTAGTTAAAGGATGGCCCACAAGCTCCAAAAGCGCCTTTGCCGCTTCAGTCTGCGTTCTGCCGAAGAACTGAAAATTGCGGACTAGGGAAGGAATATCGCCAGTAGAAGATTTTGCCTTTCCGCTCGGCTGCTCCGAGTCACCCGTAAGGACAGCACCGGGCGCTAACCCAAGTTCCTTTTCCCACTCAGCAATCATTGCTTGGTAGGTCTCGATCCGTTTCTTGTATTCAGAGATCATTCGCTGAATGACATCTCGCTCCATAATCCACCTCCGATTGCCTAATAGTAAGCGCGGCGACGTGCCATGTCAATAGCTTTGCCTAGAAAATTTATAGGCACTTTAGGCACATACATGCAGAAATCCGCCGTGCCTAAATAAATTCTAGATTTTTATGGTAAAGTGACTAGTTTTTGATGTACTCTAAATACGGCCATTGCACGACTTGTTTTTGCTGCCGGTGCTTACAGTTCAACCTTCTAGCGGAACGCAAAGGCGACGAGAGAGTTCGGGCGGTGGACTATCAAACTGAGGTTAGCAAAATGGCTTCAACTGGACTTTATGGGCCTCACCAGCTCAACCAACAAAATATCAACCAATACCTTGCCGGGAAAGGGCCGGGTGTTTACGTGCTCGATAGCACAACGGATGGTAACTTCAAAGTGGATTATGTGGGAAGGTCAGATGATGACCTTCCAGGCAGGCTGAAAAAGTGGATTGGCGAGGGGTACGCCTATTTCAAATACGGGTATTACAAAACGATGAAAGCCGCGTTTGAGAAAGAGTGCCAAATCTATCACGACTTCGATCCGCCGGATAACATCATTCATCCAGACGCACCGAATGGAACTAATTATGTTTGTCCTGTGAGTGGGTGTGCGAGGGCGTGGAATCGGTAGCTAAAGTATCTCCGCATAAATAGCGGAGAACATCAGCAAGGGCAACCATGTACCCGTAGTGCCAGTAAATTTTCTCTTTTGTTCCGGCGTGGACGTGCAACTGTTCTTCAAAACATCCACGCCCATTTTTTTCTAACCAGTCGTGCAGTCCCTTGGCGCGGCGCTCTATCAGTTCCAAGTCGGCAGTCGTGTCGGTTTTATTCATGTTTTAGGGTTCCCTAGTCTCTCAATGACTGCTGTTCTTAGCAAATTACTTCGGTAACACTCCAGAAACAGGATGCGCCCGATTCTTTTGTTTGGTGCCTCAGGTATATTTATGCCTTAAGTAATGGGGTGGGGGGCGACCCATTTTTGGCTACAGCCGCACGTTACTAGAAAATCAATAGCCCCCGCAAAACCCTTCGCTCTAGCCAGACTGAGTGATGTTCCTATTTAGGAATGGACAGCAGGCGCGTCTCGCACACGGAGACACTCACTTTGCCGTTTTTACCTCTGCGGGCGCTCCGGACCTGAACACACTGGTTGTAGTAATGATGACAGCAGACGCCGGATGCTCCAGCCGTGCGCTTTGCTCTTTCACCATCCTGGTGAAATCTTCGAGCGTGCTGATTCGTTCGGTCTCTTCCTGGTCCCACGCGGCCAGCACATACCATCGCGCGACCTTGTCCTTGACCGCGACTTTTGCGAGGAAGTTGTTGGCATCGGTATTGATCTTGCAATCCTTGGGCGTCCCCGGAGCCAGCAGTGCGAGGCCGAGGTTCTGGTCAGGCAGAGATTCTGTCTTTCCCGTACCCGGCTCTACGACCTGATGCCCCCAGATGGCGATGGAGCACGATGGCTCCACCGAAAATTCATTCAGGTCTGGCTTACGCGAAAGCCCAGCCACTAGCGTTTTTCCCTCTGGATTGCTCAGTGTCACGCGCTCCCCGAAGCCGCGCTCTCCGGCCCACTGCGTTACCCGGGTGGTCAGGTCAGTCGAGCGGTCGCCGATCTTCCATCCTTTATATGTAAATTCAACGATCGCCCGCACCGGCCCCGTACTGATGATGCGCCACTGGCGGTCGGTGACATCGGCCACTCTGACCACATTGCCATCCACCCACGCTCCGACCGAGCCAGAACCCAGGGAAGGGCCCACGTTGTAGATATCGCGCGCGATCGGCGATTCTTCCTGATACTTGTAGCCCTCAGCGCCAAACATCTCCAGATCAAGACCACGTTTTTTCTTGCCCCAAAGGTCCATGGCATTGCGTTTGTCAAAATAAAGCCGCCAGGCAGTCACCTCTGACTCCCAGCCCATGCCGTCATAGTGCCGGGTGAACTTGGCATGGGTCCGCTTGGGATAATCACTCTTCATGTGGGCAATCGTCTCCGGATTGCCATAGGAAATCGTCACCACTCGTGTCTGCTTGGGTTGCAGATCAACCTGGAAAGCAAGCTCATCGGGCTTGCCATCGCCATCGGTGTCATCCGCCTGCGAGGGCAGTTCTGTGAATTGCACTGCGACAGCGTCTTCATCGAGCGTTGCCGCGTTGCTCGCAGTGACCATGGCGGCGGAAGCATCGAAGTCGGGAACCTGCTTTTTTACCGCGGCTACATTAATGACAATATCTTCCGCAGGATGTGGCTCGTCGGTTGAATTCGTTACCGCCATTTTGATGACCTTGCTTCGCGGCGCCTTGGTTTCCATGGATGAAGCCGAGGTCAGGAACTGCTCATTCATGATGAGAAATGCACCCAAACCATGGAAGTCGTTTACGTTTCTCTTTCGTGCGAAGTAGTAGGCAAGATCTGCGACGTTGGTACCCTCGCAAATGTCCGCTATATTGGCCAGCCCATCGTCGCCGAAGCTAAGCTTGGTGAGCACACCGTTGTATCCCTTTTGGGCTACATCTTCGTAGCTTTTATCCACATAACCCCTGCGCACCGCCATCGAGATAATGTAGGTGTACATGCTGGAGCTTGATGTCTCCAGCCAGTTGCCGTCTACCGAGCCTTTATCCACCACCTGGTACCAGAGGCCGGTCTTGCTGTCCTGATATTTCGCCAGACCTTTAATAAGGTCTTGCAGCACGGCGATCAGTTCGGCCCTCTTGGGATGATCTGCCGGCAAAACTTCCAGAACATCAATAATTGCCATCCCGTACCATCCCATGGCGCGGCACCAGAACTCGGCCGAGTGGTGCGTTTTTAGATCGGCCCATGTCGAGGCTCCGCTCTCATCGTAAGCGTGGTAGAGCAGGCCGGTGTTGGGGTCTTTCAAATGGCTGGCATCAATCAGCAGTTGCTTGACGGCCTCATCGTTGGCATATTTGCTGTCTCCAAACATCTGCCCATAGCGAACAAGAAATGGCATGGACATATATGTTCCATCCAGCCATAACTGTGATTTGCGGCTTTCGCCGGTCGCATGCCAGAAGCCGCCCTCTGAAGTCCTGGGATAGGTATCAAATCTCTTTCTGATTTTTTCGGCGGCAACTCTATATTTTTCGTCGTGGGTCTCCTGGTACAGCACCAGCAGCAGGTTTCCTGGCAACATGTAATCCAGGGCATCCAGAGTGTGGTCAATATCGCCTCCGTTACTCACATGCGAATCCACCCAAGTCTTTATGTATTGAAGGTAGCGGGGGTCCCCGGTCCTCTTCCACACTAAATATTCGCCAAACAGATACAACGCCTTGGCATATCCCCAGCTACCCAGATCGGGATTGCGCTTCATCGTGGCCTCAACCACGGCCTTCGACCAGTCAACTTTCGGCTCAAGTTTGAATTGCCGTTGGCCGTCGGGGGAAATCGCCGTTTGTTTGTCGCCGGTAGTTTGTGCGCCTGCAGGCAAGACGGCAGCCGTTTGTGCAATGACAGTAGCTATGGTCAGCACCGCTGCGGCGATACTCCTGTTCCAAGATCTCATTAAAGACCCCGTAAAATACCTCATAAGAGTTTTCATCTCTCCAGTAAGAAATCCGGCTGATACCGTAGCAGTCTTGATCAGGTTCTTCAAGTCAATCGGTGTTGATCTGCGTTCATCACGGCGAAAAATATCTTTACATTTCAGAATATGAAACCAGCTATGCTGAAAAGGGTTGCTGGAATAATCTAACTGAGGCCAGCGAGAATTGGTATGGTGGAGAAAACAAATTAGGGGAGACCAGGTTAAAAATGAAACTTACAAAATTAAGCGGACTGGCATCTGGCATGGCTGTTGTTCTTCTGTGCCTATGCCTGGCGGTTCCTGCTTTTTCAGCAAGTGATGTCACGGTCGGCAGTCCTAACGGAAACGTACAAATCAAAATTTTTGTCACAGAAAAGACTGGTTTGAGCTACGAGCTCACTTTCAAGAAACAGCCCGTCATTCAAGCTTCTCCCCTGGGGATTGTCGTGGATAACGTAAACCTCGGCCAGGGCGTCGCCATCAAACACACAGAACGTTACAACATAAAAGAAAGTTATCCCTCGCGCGGCGTTCATTCTGTGGCCAACGATCATTGCAACGGCGCAAAAATCTCTATCAATCACCCGAACAGCAAGACTACCTACACCGTGGATGTCCGCGCCTACGATGATGGCGTTGCCTTCCGCTATGTCGTCCCCGGAGAAAAACTCACGCGCACCCCGGATGAAGCTACGGTTTTTACCATCCCGGATGGCAGTACAGTCTGGTATCACGGTTTTACCGGCCACTATGAAGGCATTCACAACAAGGAAGACATCTCGAAAGTTACCGCTGGCGATTGGGCCGCTGTGCCTCTGACCTTCAAACTGCCCAACAACCTTGGTTACGCTTCCATAACGGAAGGTGCTCTGATGAATTACAGCGGCATGGGACTCGAGGCCGATGGCCATCGTGCCTTCGATGCCCGCTTAGGCAACGCCGAGCCGCCCTCTTACCCATTCACTCTGAGGTTTGGTGACGCCGAAGCAAAACGCCTTTCAGTTCCGGCCACGATCACCGGGACTATTACCACTCCCTGGCGGATCGTGATGGTCGGCGCCGACCTGAACACGCTGGTGAATTGCGACATTGTGAATAACGTTTCACCGCCGCCCGATCCCAGGCTCTTTCCCGATGGACTCAACACCTACTGGGTCAGACCTGGCCGCGCGGTTTGGAAGTATCTTGATGGCGGTGACAGCACTTTGGACGGCATGAAGGAGTTCTCCAAAGAAGCCGGAGATCTAGGCTTTGAATACAACGTCATTGAGGGCTTTTGGCAGAAATGGAATGACGATCAATTGCGTGAGCTTGTGGAATACTCAGACGGGCATAACGTCAAACTATTCGTATGGAAATTCAGCAAGGAGCTACATGATCCGAGACAGCGCCGTGAGTTCTTCCGCCACCTTCATGACCTTGGCATTGCCGGAGCGAAAATAGATTTCTTCGACCATGAAGCCAAAGAAGTAGTTGACCTATATCAGGCCATACTCAAGGATGCAGCCGAGTTCCAGATCATGGTTGTATTTCACGGGGCCAACAAACCTACGGGCGAGTCGCGCACCTGGCCCAATGAAGTGACTCGCGAGGCTGTGTTCGGATTTGAGCACAAATCCAATCCCACGTGGGCGCAGCATACCACAACGCTTCCCTTCACCCGTCTGCTCGCCGGACCGGCTGATTTCACTCCTATGCTCTTCGGCGACCGCCGCAAGGAAACCTCATGGCCGAACCAGATTGCCAGCGCGGTTATTCTGACCTCTCCGCTGCTGACCTTCGCTGCCAATCCCAAGAGCATCGTGGAAAATCCCGGGGTTGATCTGATCAAAAGCATTCCCAGCACCTGGGACCAGACCATTGTGCTGCCGGTATCGGAAATCGGCGGAATTGCTGCCTTCGCGCGGCGCAAAAATGACACATGGTTTCTGGCTGTCATGAACGGCGAAACCCCGAAGACAATTCATGTGAACCTCTCGTTTCTCGCTGAAGGTCCGCATCCGGCAATGCTTATCCGCGACCAGCAAGACAACCCGGCCGCAGAAAAAACTGAAAACACCGTTCTCAGCCCCTCCGATTCACTCACGATAGATTTACGGGCCGGCGGCGGTTTTATAGGCAGGTTCTTAAAGTGACTTCCTGCTCCAGGAAAATTATTGTAAAGAAAAGTTTACTGTAAAGAATTGTTAATCAGCGCTTTGAGCCGCAACCTCAGGGTTATAGTTGCGTCTGACATTACAGGGCGATTCCTATTGGAATTTGAACGCAGCCAAGAAACCCGCTTATCTAGTTCGGGGAAGTCAACTCTCACCTGCGCGCCAAATCAAAATTGAAATCAAGGAGCATTTCTCTATGTTGAAGCGCTGTGCAATTACGTTAGTTTTAGCATTGTTTGCGATCGGCACCTGTGCCTTTGCGCAAGAGAATCAGAATCAACCCAGCGGGCAGGACAACCAGGGCCAGCCGCATGAGCGAAAAGGAGGAGGATGGGGCCCGCGTGATCCTGCACAAATGGTGCAACGCCTGACCCAGGATTTGAACCTGACCGCCGACCAACAAGCCAAGATCCTGACCACTCTGCAAGACCAGCAAAAGCAGATGCAGACCCTGCGGGATGACAATACTCTTTCCCAAGACGACAAACATGCAAAGATGATGGACCTGCGCAAGACTACTATGACCCAGATACGCTCTGTTCTCACTGATGATCAGCAGAAGAAGTTTGATGAAATGCAGCAGAAGCGCGAACAGGAAATGGGCCAGCACCGGAAGAACTCCGAGGGCAACGAGCAACCCAAGTCCGACGAGCAGCCCAAGTCTGATCCAAAGTAATTTCTTTTTGAATGCGATTTAAGGTTTCGCTGGCCGGCAGAAGATGAAAACCATTTTTGCCGGCCAGAGCAAGGCCCTGCCTGCTTGCTTCACGCTGCTTACTCCCAAAGGACATGTACTCAGGATGTAAAAAAAATTGTCTGCAATAGACAAAAAACTTACTCTCTGAGAAAAACTGGGGTACAATTCTGCCCGCTTCACAAAGTCGGATTGAGCGGTTGAGTAGACGAGATTGTAACTGCCAAACGACAAATCAAGTTTCAATAATTCTTGCAACAAACTGCTTTCACATCTGAAAGCACTTATTTCATCCGTAAACCGAGGAAGCTGAAACTTAAAAGGAAGGCGAAGGCAGAGATATCGTTTAGAAAAACTATTGACTCCGTAGATACTGTATTTAACTTCGTGTCCAATGTTTTCCCGAAAGAATCCGGCCAAGTTTCATCACTCAAGTTCTGTGGGTTAGTGAATACGACGCCCAGCTCCATTGGAAGCTGAAAATGCACACTACAACTCCTCCCCCCATGAGGAAGCACCCGCTGTACGCGTAATTAAGGAGATCTTATTTATGGACGTAAGAATGGCGAGTTTTTCCAAAATTGTTTTGTCTGTGCTTATTTTGATAGGGCTGTCAGCCCCTCTGGCGTTCTCTCAGAGCAACGACCATGATCCCGAAGCGGTACCCGACAACCAACTTCCCCTTATGGCCCCGGGTGCGCCTCCCACTGTGCGCATGGAGATGCACCGCGACGTTTCTCCCGCCCTGCGTGATCTGGCGGCGATTGCGCCCGAGCCTCCCACTTTGTTTCACGAGGCCGAACCGTGGCGGCGCATTCCGTTGCCAGCGGGCATGGCAACAACAGGATTAATAAGAGAAGATGCAATACGGCAAACCAGCTTTCTTCCTGCCTCGCCGGCCGTGAGTCATAGCTTCGACGGCATAGGACAAGGCCAGTTTGGTTTCAGCGTAACCAGCGCTCCACCCGATACCAACGGGGCGGTCGGCTCTACGCAATACGTGCAATGGGTCAATACCTCTTTTGCAGTGTTCAACAAGACGACCGGAGCGCTCATCGCCGGACCGACCAATGGCAACGCACTCTGGTTGGGCTTCGGCGGGGGCTGCGAGACCAATAACGACGGCGATCCTATCGTTCTCTACGACAAGCTTGCCAATCGCTGGATCTTCTCTCAGTTCTCGGTTTCCACGACGCCATTCCTGCAGTGCATCGCGGTTTCCACCACCTCCGACGCCACCGGAACTTACAATCGCTATTCTTTCCAGTACCCTAATTTCGACGATTATCCCAAAATGGGAGTCTGGCCTGATGCATATTACGAAACCTTCAACATGTTCAACGGCAATAATTTTGTTGGGTCGGATGCGTGCGCCTACAATCGCACCGCTATGCTGAACGGACAGCCGGCTACACAGATTTGTTTCCAGCAGAACTCCTCTGTCGGCGGGCTCTTGCCTTCCGATCTCGATGGCACCACAGCACCACCGGCAGGCTCGCCGAACTTTATGGTGTTCTTCGGCACCAACAATCTGAACCTCTTCAAATTCCACGTGGACTTCGCCACTCCCGCCAACTCTACTTTTACTGGTCCTACGGTCATCCCGGTTGCCGCCTTCACTCCGTTGTGCAACGGAGGCACGTGCGTTGTTCAGCCTGGTACCTCGAATCAGTTGGACTCCCTTGCTGACCGTCTCATGTACCGCCTCGCCTATCGCAATTTCGGGAGTCACGAATCCCTGGTTGTAAACCACTCCGTGGCTACTTCTTCCGGTGGCGGTGTGCGCTGGTATGAAATCCAGAACCCCGGTGGCACCCCCACTCTGGCACAACAAGGCACATTTGCTCCCGATTCAAGCTTCCGCTGGATGGGCAGCGTTGCCATGGACCAGGCCGGGGACATCGCCGTTGGCTATAGTGTCTCCAGCAGCTCCGTACATCCCTCCATCGCCTTCGCGGGCCGGGTTCCTTCTGATCCATCAGGCACCTTGGAGGCCGAAACCAATATCGTCACCGGAGCCGGTTCGCAAACTGGGACCCTTCACCGCTGGGGCGACTACAGCGCCATGACGGTTGATCCGGTGGATGATTGCACCTTCTGGTACACCGATGAGTACATAAAGACCAACGGCAGCTTTAACTGGAACACACGCATCGCGAATTTCAAGTTTCCCAATTGCGGAACTACCAACCAGCCCGACTTCACGCTTTCCGAATCAGGGAGTCCGAAGACAGTTACGGCTGGCGGCAGCACTACCTTCACGGCTACTGTGGCTCCACTCAACGGGTTTACCGGCAATGTCTCTCTTTCTTTGAGCGGTCTGCCCTCCGGAGCTTCTGGAAGCTTCATTCCGAACCCGATTACCGGCGGCTCAGGATCGTCAACGTTGACAGTTTCCACCAGCACCACCACTCCTCCCGGAACCTATACGCTTACGATTACGGGCACGAGCGGCAGCACCTCGCACACCACAACGGTCACGCTGACTGTGAATTCGCAGTCGGTAGGCGACTTTTCGGTCTCCGCAGCGCCTGCATCTCGGATGATAACCCAGGGCAGCAGCACCACTTACACCGTTACCGTCGGGGCCATCAACGGCTTCTCCGGAACTGTGGCGCTCTCGGTCCAGGGCCTGCCGGCAAACGCCGGCTCAAGCTTCAATCCGGCCAGCATCACCGCTTCTGGCACTTCGACGCTGACCATCTCGACTGCCACTTCGACTCCGATCGGCACCTTCCATCTGACGATTGTGGGCACAAGCGGCGGTGTCTCGCACTCTGCTTCCGTAACTCTGGTCGTGACTTCGCCCTGTGTCAGCGCGACGGCGGGCAGCGGCTTCCACGATAGTCCTCTGCTTTCCACGCAGACGGGAACTTTCACCGCTGCGTTTGACGCAACCCCGTCAGCTTCCCCCATCAACAGCTTCGTTGGACTCTCGCATGGGGCCGCAACCACATTCGACGGGTTTGCTACGCAGGCGCGCTTCAATCCTACGGGAAACATTGACGCGCGCAATGGCGGCGGCTTCCAGGCTGCTTCTACCATTCACTACACCGGAGGATTGACGTACCACTTCCGTTTGGTGATTAATGTCCCGGCGCA
Proteins encoded:
- a CDS encoding IS1595 family transposase produces the protein MPTTNELSPKTLQEAILHFSDEQNCIDAVAKMRWPDGVTCPACGHKKHYYLKTKRRWKCAECWRQFSAKLGTIFEKSPIPLNKWLLAMWLVTSCKNGVSSWEIHRAIGVTQKTAWFMMHRIRLSMQDGSIVKLGGEGKEVEADETFIGGKARNMHMDVRKRRITGRGISGKQVVWGVLERGGDVRCEVIVDTMKPRIHRLVKKHVAAETALYTDALGSYRGLDAEYAHKVVDHAVAYVDGRVSTNGLENFWSLLKRSISGTYVSVEPFHLFRYLGEQSFRFNNRSRREKPIHDGERFSKALAQIAGKRVTYKELTGKEHLPVVAAEPF
- a CDS encoding glycoside hydrolase family 97 N-terminal domain-containing protein, which codes for MKLTKLSGLASGMAVVLLCLCLAVPAFSASDVTVGSPNGNVQIKIFVTEKTGLSYELTFKKQPVIQASPLGIVVDNVNLGQGVAIKHTERYNIKESYPSRGVHSVANDHCNGAKISINHPNSKTTYTVDVRAYDDGVAFRYVVPGEKLTRTPDEATVFTIPDGSTVWYHGFTGHYEGIHNKEDISKVTAGDWAAVPLTFKLPNNLGYASITEGALMNYSGMGLEADGHRAFDARLGNAEPPSYPFTLRFGDAEAKRLSVPATITGTITTPWRIVMVGADLNTLVNCDIVNNVSPPPDPRLFPDGLNTYWVRPGRAVWKYLDGGDSTLDGMKEFSKEAGDLGFEYNVIEGFWQKWNDDQLRELVEYSDGHNVKLFVWKFSKELHDPRQRREFFRHLHDLGIAGAKIDFFDHEAKEVVDLYQAILKDAAEFQIMVVFHGANKPTGESRTWPNEVTREAVFGFEHKSNPTWAQHTTTLPFTRLLAGPADFTPMLFGDRRKETSWPNQIASAVILTSPLLTFAANPKSIVENPGVDLIKSIPSTWDQTIVLPVSEIGGIAAFARRKNDTWFLAVMNGETPKTIHVNLSFLAEGPHPAMLIRDQQDNPAAEKTENTVLSPSDSLTIDLRAGGGFIGRFLK
- a CDS encoding HTH domain-containing protein, yielding MERDVIQRMISEYKKRIETYQAMIAEWEKELGLAPGAVLTGDSEQPSGKAKSSTGDIPSLVRNFQFFGRTQTEAAKALLELVGHPLTTEEIMEGVVKGGLKLGGKTPKDKKQNFYTILNRSKEFGRAAKNTWGISSWPGITKDEDEGADDSKEAKKEKPSQE
- a CDS encoding glycoside hydrolase family 88 protein, with the protein product MRSWNRSIAAAVLTIATVIAQTAAVLPAGAQTTGDKQTAISPDGQRQFKLEPKVDWSKAVVEATMKRNPDLGSWGYAKALYLFGEYLVWKRTGDPRYLQYIKTWVDSHVSNGGDIDHTLDALDYMLPGNLLLVLYQETHDEKYRVAAEKIRKRFDTYPRTSEGGFWHATGESRKSQLWLDGTYMSMPFLVRYGQMFGDSKYANDEAVKQLLIDASHLKDPNTGLLYHAYDESGASTWADLKTHHSAEFWCRAMGWYGMAIIDVLEVLPADHPKRAELIAVLQDLIKGLAKYQDSKTGLWYQVVDKGSVDGNWLETSSSSMYTYIISMAVRRGYVDKSYEDVAQKGYNGVLTKLSFGDDGLANIADICEGTNVADLAYYFARKRNVNDFHGLGAFLIMNEQFLTSASSMETKAPRSKVIKMAVTNSTDEPHPAEDIVINVAAVKKQVPDFDASAAMVTASNAATLDEDAVAVQFTELPSQADDTDGDGKPDELAFQVDLQPKQTRVVTISYGNPETIAHMKSDYPKRTHAKFTRHYDGMGWESEVTAWRLYFDKRNAMDLWGKKKRGLDLEMFGAEGYKYQEESPIARDIYNVGPSLGSGSVGAWVDGNVVRVADVTDRQWRIISTGPVRAIVEFTYKGWKIGDRSTDLTTRVTQWAGERGFGERVTLSNPEGKTLVAGLSRKPDLNEFSVEPSCSIAIWGHQVVEPGTGKTESLPDQNLGLALLAPGTPKDCKINTDANNFLAKVAVKDKVARWYVLAAWDQEETERISTLEDFTRMVKEQSARLEHPASAVIITTTSVFRSGAPAEVKTAK